The sequence CGGGCGCTGTACTCGGCCTTGCCGCCCAGTACCTTGATCAATTCGGCAAGGAACTGCGTGTTGGCTTCGTTGCGCTCGCACTGGAACGGGTTGAAGCCCGTCGGCACGCCGTTTTCCAGCGCCAGGTAATTGCCGCCGCACGCACGCACGAAAATCTCCGCGCCGCGATCCTTGTCGAAGAAGAAAATCGTCGGGATCGGATCGAACTTTTGCACCTGGCTCAGCAGGAAGTTGATCAGCGCCGTCTTACCGGTACCGGACTTACCGATCACCATGGTATTGCCGATCGCCTTCTCGCCGAGGGAATTCTCGGCCGGATGCGTGGCGTGGAAGTTGAAGTAATACGGCTGACCGTTGGTGGTCTGCAACGTGGTGACGCAGTCACCCCACGGGTTGTTGTGCTGCTTGCCCTGAGCGAAATTGTGCAGCGGCGACAACCCCAGGAAATTGAGCGAGCTCAGGTTGGCGATACGCGTACGGAAGCGCCAGTTACCCGGCAGCTGCGCATAGAACGAAGAAGCGATTGCCAGATCTTCCTTGGCGGACACAAAACCAGCGTTGGACAATTCGGCGCGTGTAGTCGCGATCTGCCTGGCCAGCTTTTCCTGACTATCGGCATAGACCGCCAAGGTAAAGTGATATTCGCCCAATACGAAATTGCCGGAGGCCACGTCATCCATCGCCAGGTCCAGGTCGCGGATCTGGCTGGACGACTTGTCCCCCGACGAAATCATCATTCCCTTGGTGCGTTCCAACACCTTCAAGGCATCGTGGCGACCAATCGGACTAAACGAATGCGTCATCACGTATTCGAAATCAAGATACTTCAGGCCATTGAGAATGCCGGGATAGGTTCCATCGGCATATTCCTTGACATTGAGGATCGCGCCGAAATGATTGATGCCATCCGGAGTGCGAATGACAAAGTCGCCGGTCTTGTTGGCAAACATGTGCTTGCTGACAGGCAGATATGCCGGCACAGGCGCCTGCAGCACCGGGACAGGCTCGTCGATCCGGTTGAGCAGGTAACCGAGAAATTCCAGTGTCTCGGAAAATACGACACCGTTCTTGGCTTCGTACATGCCAAGACGGTAAGGTGAATAATCCTTCAGCACCGCCTCAACGTTCGTGGCTAACTCGACGATCTTGGCGATGGCCTGTTCTTCTTCAGCCCTGATCTTGTCTGGATTGACGGACTTTTCGACCAGCCTTCGTCCTGTAACTACGGGACGATAGATCATGCTGAAGTACAACTCGTTTTGCATGATTTTTTGCGAGGAGAGCGCTGCGTAATACTCGTCAGACAGAGTCTGATTGAAGGATTGCTTGAAGCGTCCGCCAGTGCCGATTTTGCGACGACGACGAACGTCGTGAACCCAGAACGCAATATTGGCGAAATCCGGTGCACGCAAGGTTTGCAGTAACCGATTAAACGTGTTGTGCCGCTGCTCGAGTTCGAACTCGTCACGCCCAACGAAGGGCAAGCCAGCCAGATGCCAGATCAACAGGTAGTCGCCCCCGGTCGTCTTGACGACGGACGGTGCAACATGTGTCGAAATGGAAACAAATTCGCCGATCGGACTATCTGGACTGAACATGGTCTTACCAAGTTAAGAGAAAAGCATCGCACCAAGGACAATCGGAAAACACCAACCCCGCGCCGATTTCGCGCGCGGGGTTGGTTAAACGATTCACGTGCCTATCGCGATTTACCCGGGGGGGTCTTGCGATATTCGTTTGGGCTGAACACCCACATTCCAGAATAACGCTGGAGGTTTCGAGCACGCATTCGGAACAGCCAGCGCAATCCGAGCAACCTGAAAATCATCTCGTCACGCTTGGCCATCTGTTGCATGGCAAAGATGATGACGGGGATGGTGAACAGGTACCAGAGATTGATGTACATCCCCAACAGCAGGCCACCGCCGGCACCGATGAAGAAGGGAATGTAAGGCACCCCCAGAAACATCGCCGGGCGGGTGCAGCCGCGGAAGAGGACGTCTTTATGCATAGTGCTGAACGATCTGCATCAACGAAGCGCCGACTCCCGTGCAGTCGGTCGCAGCAGCACCATCCTTGTTCTGAAGAATCATGTTGGCGATCTGGCCAGCTGCGCCAATCAGAACACCGCCGATAAGGATTGGGGAAACCTCGGAGATGCGCTTGTGTGCAAAGGCGATCTGATAACCAGCCACGATAACCGCAATGGTGACCACTACAATCGAGCCCATGTTCAGAAGCTTCTTCACATTATTCAGGAAGCCGCAAACCTGAGTGTCGGTGCCACCAAGACCATTACCGTCTGCTGCTGCGCCACCGGCAACCATCAGCAGCGAGATGAATACCAGTGCCTTCACGGCCTGGGTGCCAACCATCTTGGCATCAGCCATTGTCTTCTTGTCGATTTCAAACTTCATGTCTAACTCCTTGGGAACAGAGGGGGTCCAGCAGCCATTCCTTGGCGATCTTCCATCCTAAAAAACAAATGCGCTATCGACTTGCGGAGCCGTCTGCGTTGCACGTGGCATGGAGACGGGACTTGTGGCTTGATCGGTTTGCGTCGAGGTCTGCGGTGCAACGGCGGGCAGCGCCATCCCCCGACCCTGGCCTGTCGGCTTTATCACATACAACTCGTTCTCCGCCGCAGGAGCCACAGGGGTGGCACGACTTGGCGGAGAGTAAGGTACTGACGGTACCGGTAGCATAGGCCCTGACGGTGAAGCCACCGTGTTGCCCGTCCCGGAAAGATCCTGAATACGACGCGCTACAATCGCATCTGCCAATTCCGCAGCCGCCTGCTTGAGCGGATTGGCAGGCCGCAATTGCACCTGGCGCGTTGGCACGACCGCGATGGGCTTGGGTCCAGAAGATGCTACCGACTGACGAATGGAGGCGTAGATCTTTTGAACGTAACCATGTTTGAAGCCGGTCTCGAAGTTGCCCGAGTAGTAGCAACTGAACGACCTGCCCCAATTCGCGCCTGAGCGCGAATGGCACTCCGCTAAAATCCTTGAAGCAGCGACAAGATTGGGGCATTTGTCGAATGCCATTTCGTAACTGGTCAGCCCGTACTTCTGCAGGTTGTAACGATTGACTTGGCCTAGTCCCAGGGAAAAGTTATACCCCTTCTGTTCCAGCATCTTGGCCGTGGCGACTGCCTCAGCCAACCCCCGCGGCTCACGCACCAAGCGCCCGCCAACCACACCGATGGCATACGGATTACGCGACGACTCGACACGGACAACGTGCTGCATCACCTCGCCAGGAACAGCAAGTCCAGTGCACCCCATCAGTTCCATGCCAGGCAACATGTCATTACTCCTTGCAAAACCAAACCAGCCCCAACTAAAGAATTCACCTCTCAACCGCCGCGTAAGGTTCTCAGAGGATCGAAATCGATGCCCGTGATGAACCGGCGCCCTGCGTGAGCCTTGATGTGAACCACGATGTCGATGGTCATTCTCAGCAGACGCTTGATGACCTCAAACTCCAGACCAGAGCCTTCGTTGGATGCCTTCACCATCAAGGCCAACTGGTCCCAGGTCTGCTCGACACTCCCGGCGTGGCAACTGGTGATGGACCCCGGATGCCCCGAAGCGCAGTTGCGGATGAAGTAGAACGACTCATCACCGCGCAGCTCGGCCAGGATGATGCGATCCGGCTTCATGCGCAGGCACGCCTCCATGCAACTCTTGGCAGTCACGTTGCTGGCGCTCTGACCGCCTTTCGAATACAGCAGGTGCACGGAATTGGGCTGACTGATGAACAGCTCTCTAGCGTCCTCAATGGTGACCAGGCGCTCTTCGTTCGGAATATGATTGACCAACGCCTTCATGAAGGTGGTCTTGCCGCTGCCAGTCGCTCCAGCAACCACGACATTCTTCTTGTACAACACGCACTTTTTGAAGAACTCGGCATAGTCACGCTTGCGGCGTAACTCCAGCAACTCCTGATCATGATCGCTGACATCCGCAGACTGTTCCAGCACCTCGTCGAAAAAACCGTCGTGCTTGTACTGCTCCAGCGACTTGGTGTGCTTGGAAGGAAGCCGGATCGTGATGGACACCTTGCCCGCATCGCAAGCGGGAGGCATCACGAACTGCGCGCGTTGTCCGGTCGGAAAAGTCAGTGACACCACCGGGTCAGCGTCAGTAATCCGTTGCCCGGTATTGCTCTCATTGACGACAGCGGTACAAAACTGCCGAGCACGGTCATAGGTGAGAGACGGCACATCAACCCGCTGCCACCCATGAATGGTCTCAAGATACAACTCACCCGGACGATTGATGCAAATTTCGGTCACGTCAGGCGAATTCAGATAATCCAGGATTCCCAGCACCGAGTACTGGTAGTCCAGGAAGTCGTTCGAAATGCGCGCTGTCGGGGAATCATCGATCGTCATGGCAGCCATGTCATTCACTTCGGAAGGACCGCCGAGAAATCGACGTCCTTGGCAACATAAACGTTCAACACCGTGCCCTGATTGATCGTCAAGGTTGCCGGACGGCGCCCAGACTTTTCGACAGCCTGCTCGGCAAGCTGCTGCATGCTGCGGGCAGTATTACTTTCAAAAGGCTGCTGAGTGACGATCCCGCTGCCAACACCGATGGTTGTCGTTTCTGGACCATATTCGGCACCCGCATACTTAAATGCATCGCTCAGCAGGCTGATGAACAGCGCCGATGCAATCTTGTTACCCCAATGGGCGTTGTAGTTGCCTGGATGGCCAGCGCTGCCCAGCGTATCGATACCAGGCCCCACCAGCGTGACATCCAGCCCGGTGGGCGTGGTAACCCGATCCCAGACCACCTGCAGCCGCCGTGTCGTTGGCTCTCCGGCGCCATACTGACCCAGCATCTTGGAACCCTTCGGCAGAAGCAGGTTATGCCCGTTGATGGAGTACACAGGCTCGGTCACGATGCACGACGTGTAGCCACCGAAATCCGAAATGATCCGGGTCTCGAGAATGCAGCGAATGTACGTGCCACGCACCAATAAACCATCTGGATTGCTGATCGGCTTCGCCAGTGTGATAGCAGTGTCTTCCTCTCCGGGCGCGGCTGGCGGACCAGGTTGCCCGGGCATGCCTGCGCCATTCGCAGCGGATTCGGCGAGGATTCGACGCTCCAACAAGGTAGGGCCACGCTGACGTTCTGGCGCGGAACCGGCATCCTCATTATCGACAGTCGGCATCGGCGGCAATGGCGGCAGACTCGGCTGCTGCGCGAGGGGCACGGGCGCCTCTTCAACGGGCGCAGTCATGTTTTGTGGTAGCGCAGGCGCCACAACGGTCTCAGCGCGCGGCTTCGGCGGCGCCGAATCTTCCCCACTTTGTGTCGCCAGCCAGAAGATGACGAGAATCAGCAAAGCGGCGATGGCAGCGAGAAACACGAGCGCCTTGCGATTCAGCCGCTTGATGTCGCTGGAGCGCAGTACTGGCTCATTAGCATCCAGGTCAGGCGCGGCACCGGCTTGTTGACGCGCAAAGTACGGATTGTTGCGCTCATCGTACTCGCCGTTCCGCGACTCTTCCCCGCGGTTGCTCGGAGAGCGATCATCTGGGCTGTTTGGGATATTCGAGTTCACTTTTGCTTGTTCCTTCGCAGACCGAGAACGTTATCGCCGTGGCGAACCACCAGGAAAGGATAGGTCCCATGCACGATCAGGGTGTTGCCTTCCACCGTCGTATTGACGAGAAAATCCTCGGCGTGTTCTTTCTCTCGAGCGAAGACCGCCGGAAAATTACCAGTCGGAAAACGCGTCAAATCCATGTTGATATAAGTGAACTTGCCATCGTCGTACACCCGGCTTGGAATCAGCCAGGATTTCTTGGTGCGTGTCGAGTAATCATAGTCATAGTAGTAACGACGATCCTTCAGGATCTTTGCGTTCAACAATGGACCTTTCTTCGATGCATCTGCATCTTCGACATTGTTGAAACTCGTGTCCTTCGGGTAGGTGAACACAACCTTATATTGAACACCCGCCTGCTTCGCCTGCTCGAGGCGCTGCCAATCTGTTGCAACCACCTTGAGCTCAAGAATGTAGGAATGCGTCGCCGTACGAATCATCATATTCGTGTCGACGTCAACATTTTTGGGTTTCAGATAAAATACATTCTCACGCCGAGTAAGTTCCCAGCCACCAGTGAAGCCGGTGCTGTAGTCCAGGATTTTCTCGTTCGGGCTCAGCTCGACCTGAGTGGTAATCCCCAGGCCCGTACGCACCTGATAGATACGATCGGGCGCATATTCGTATTCCTGGACCACCTGCGCCACTGCTGAAAAAGCACACAGTGCAATTGGTAGCGCTGAAAATAACGCAGCCCTGTACCGATTAAAGAGTTTCATCGACCGCTTGCTCCATTGACATTATTCGGCGTCCCTTGGGGTTGAATCGCAGTCTGGCCCGGCGGCTGCATCTGATCGGGAAACGCGGGCTGCGCTTGCTGCTGCGGCACGCTACCCTGCGGCAATGCTCCTTGCTGGAGCGGAACGCCCCCTTGCGGGACTGCGCCAGAGACATTTGCCGCATTGGGATCGACAACGCCCATGCCAGGCTGCTGTGCCGCTGCTTGAGGCTGTGCACTGATGACGGCACCAGCGGCAGGCGCTGCCGGCAGGGAGGAATAGTCGTTATCGACCCGATAATCTGTCACCCGGAATCCCAGGGGATTTTCGACGCGAAGGCTATCGCTCATCTCCAGATTGTCCTGATAGACGAATCCCATGGTCGCAATCTTGTTATCGAGCAGCGTGGAGAGGGTTGAATTTTTGTCATATACGGTTCGCTGAAAACGTACGGTCGCGCCTTTGTAAGGCTGCCCTTTTCCGCCGATCAAGGTGATGCTCAGAATATTGATGCGGACTGCACGAAGCTTGCCGTATGTATTCAATGGCCGTAGTGGATTGTTTGCGGAATGCAGCGCACGATATTCGTTCACAACATTTGTCGTGCCCATTGCTGACACGGTATTCCAGTCACGTTGACCGATGATCGACAAATCGAACGATTCGCGCGCAATGATGAAGCGTGCGATATTACTGCGCGCCAAGGCCTCACTCGTACTGATCGTCCGCCCACCAAAATTCGGCTCAAGCTTGGCAATCGTGCTTGTACCCGAATAGGCATCTGCCATGACCAGATAGGGCACTTTCTCCTTCAAAGGCAGCATGTAGTAATAGCCGCCCGCAGTCATGACCGTCACGACCATCGACAAGGTCGCCACCACCCACGCGCGCTTTTCACTGCGGCGCGCAAGATCGGCGATGCTTACCTCGTAGTTAACCGCCTTCTGGACGGCTGCCCCCACCTGGGCAGATCCATCTTTCTCACTGACCTTCTTACGCAACATGTCTAGATCCGTCACCGTGGGGCCTTGTCAGGCCTGAAACTGTTGCCGCGATGGGTTGCGGGCACTTGGGAAGCATGGACGTTCTTGAAGATGTGATGCCACTTGGGCAGCACATAGGTCGACGTTCCCTCAGAGCTTGGAACCCGTTGACACCGGCACCGGCTGCACTAGCAGCTTGTTGGCAGAGACTGATACCGAGACTCCTTGCGCCGCATACACAGCACTGAGCTCGGTCGCAGCCTGCTGCACGCTGGTCGTGCTGATGTTCGAAACCGGTGCGATCAGGGTGTAATCCGACGGCAAGTTGTAGGACAGCTGCATGTTGGAGTCCGTGGCCCAGCGCTCCAGCATCGTCTTCAGCGTGCCGTCCATCGGCGTGGCCTGATACGTGTAAGACGTATAGAGCGGAATTTCGGTCGGGGCCTCGTCGAAGTGATTGACGTGCTTCCAACGCCCACCAAAGTCAGGAGCAGGCTTGGTCGCGCAGGCGCCAGCCAACACGGCAGCTGCTAACACCAACGACAGCTTGGACACATACATCGGATTCACTCTGACTTCTCCAACTCAGGAAATTTCGGGCGTAGTGATGGACAGCACTGCGGCCCCGCGCGCCTAGAGGCTGCGGAGCAATGAGGGCTTTGAGAAACCGCTTGGACACGCGAGGGGCACTCGACCCGACCAGACAGACGAGGCAGTGCAGCGCGTACACGCAGAAGAAGATGAGCACACCAATGAACCATCCATAGCTTTACTCCTCTGCGACCCCGTCTGGCGCCGCCCCCTTAACAAAAAAAAAACAATCCAGGAATTCTGGGTAACTTTGCCCTCAACGGACACATGAGTCAAGAATTACCCATCATTAGCTGCACCCAACGTGTGACGGACATCACACTTTTATAGCAAGCGTTTTCACATCCGTTTTGGGCAACAGTCGTGCGGTGAAATAGCGATCTTCGTAGTAGCGGATTTTGTCGCACTTTACAGGATGCGGAATACCTTCATACAGGAAGACTTCCTTCTCATTGCCCATCGCCTTGAGCTCCTGGGGAAGCATCAATGCACGCCGCTCTTCGGAAACGCTGCGCGTCGTCTCCCTGCCCCGGGTGATGTTTTGCTTCTTGATCGTGGTGTAGCCCAACATCTCCGAGTAATCGTTCGCGTCCTGCTGCTCGCGCGGCGCGTACAGGATCTGCAGAGCGTGGTTGGTGATGATGGTGCGCGACAGATCCTTGCCATAGGTCGCATCCAGCTGCGCCATGCTCTGGATGATGGGCAGCAGACGAATGTTGTAGCCGGCCATGTAAGCCACGGCGGTCGCGATGATGTCCACCCTGCCGATCGAGGTGAATTCGTCCATGAGCAGCAAGCACTGGTACTTGAGCTCGGGGTTGGACTTGGGCAGTTCACGGGTGTTGAGGTTGATGATTTGACTGAAAAGCAGGTTGATGATCAGGCGACTCTCGGCAAGCTTGTTGGGCTGAATGCCGATGTAGATCGTCATCTTCTTCTTGCGTAGATCCGTCAGCATGAAGTCGTCGGCGCTGGTGGCCGCATCCAGTACAGGGTTGATCCACGCGTTGAGCGGCTCCTTCAGAGTGCCCATGATGGACGCGAAGGTCTCATCCGCCTGCGACAGCATGTTGGCGAAGGCCGACTTGGCGTTGCTACTGAGAAACCTTCGCTCGGACAGCGACTTCAGGTATTTCTTGAGGTCGGTGCCGTCACCCGACGACAGGCGATAAATTGCGCCCAGCGTGGGCGCCCCTGCCCCGCCCGGGAAGCCAAGCGACAGCTCCTCATCCCAGTTCTCGAAAAGATACAGGGCAAAGGCCAAGAACGCATTCCGCGCCTGGCTGACCCAGAATTTTTGATCGTCCGATCCATCCGGATACAGCATGGCCGCGATGCTCATCAGGTCCGAGACGCGGAATGCGGGATCGTTCGACACGTAGGTCAGGGGATTCCAGCGATGGGTCCGCCGATCTTCCGCAAAGGGATTGAAGAGAAAGACCTCGTGGCCCTGGCTGGCGCGCCAGCCGCTGGTCAGATCGAAGTTTTCCTGCTTGATGTCCAGTACGACGATCGACTCCTGGTACTCGAGCAGGTTGGGGATGACAACACCCACACCTTTGCCTGAGCGCGTGGGCGCAGCGAGGATCACGAATTGCTGCCCGCTCAGACGCACCAACTTGCCGTTGAATTTACCGACGACGATACCGTTACCGCTTGGCTTGAATAAGCCATGTTTAGAGAGATCGGCAGCCCCGGCAAAGCGCGCGTCGCCGTGTAGCGCCGGCGCCTTAGGCTTAAGAGCCAGCGCAATACCGATGATCCAAACGAGCGCGGGAACACCGAAGCCGATGGCACCTGCCATCTTGATCTTGTTCGCATAGGGAGCAACCTGCGGCAAGCCCAGCGCACTGAAGTAGCGGTAATAAGTGTCCCAGCTGTACAGGCTTGTATCGAGCCGCAGCAGCAGCAGGGTTACATAGCCGGACAACAGATATCCGGCGAGCAACGCCACCGCAGTGGCGATCGCGATAATTTTGGCTTTGGACATGTGCCTTCTCCTTAGGCTTGCATCTGGACGACGGTTTAGCGGCGGACAACAGGCTTGTGGTCGATCAGGCCTGCCTTGCGCCCCCCGCTCTCGCTTTCGACGAGCGAGTCGATCCACACGTTGGCCTGATCCAACGAAAGATCCGGCGTGATTCGCGTCCCCGCATCGGTCACGACCGCATAGGCAACCACCGCATCGGGTGCATACGTTTCGTCGCGCGTAATCGCCACGATGCGATATCCGCCCCTGGTCAGCACGGTGTGCTGATACTCGTCCATCGCCAGCCTTCCTTTCCGTCAGCGCGGAGGCGATGCTAAAGCAAGACGTGTGACGGAGAAAGCGGTTTCGGCAGCCCCCGTGACTGCGCAAGTCGAGCTACCCTGCCTCAGGACCTGAGTCGTTGATTTGGCCCGATCCTTTCACCAGTGCGGCGACAGACAAATACGCGTTAGCTGACGCTCCACTGCTACCAGCATTGGCCCCTCATATGGGCCAAGCCAGTTAGCGGTATCGCGAGCCAGCGGCTGCGCCGTGACATCGCCACGCGGTTATGGCAACGCGGCACGGCCGCATCGGCAGTGTCTGGCGTGCTTGAGCACGGTGCAGCAGGCACAACTGACCGCTACGCGAAGTTCGAACCGAGCTATCTGGGTGCAGCAAAAGGGGGTGGAATCTATGGCGAGAGATGTGACCAACGGCGCCCTCAAACCACAGGAGCTTTCTCAGTAGAGTCACTTGGGCTCAGTGGCAGACTTCGCTGCCAATCATTTAACCACCCAAGTCGCCATACCATCTGGACTTGGAGTGGTGGGCGGTACAGGGTTCGAACCTGTGACCCCTACCATGTCAAGGTAGTGCTCTACCGCTGAGCTAACCGCCCGAATCCTGCGCCAGCATTGCGCTGTGCAGGGCGCGCATTCTAGCGCAGGGTTTTGCCGACCACAAGCCCTCCCGGTGCTTCGCGTACCGCTTCACCCTATCCGAGGCTTGCAGCCTTCAACTTCTGGATCTGGTCGCGAATCTGCGCCGCCGCCTCGAACTCCAGGTCCTTGGCGTGCTGGTACATCTTCTGCTCCAGGCTCTTGAGCTTTCCGGCAATTTCAGCAGGTTTCATGGCGCGATAGTCCGGGGTCTCCTCGGCGACCTGGCGCGACTTCGAACGCCCCTTGCCGGCGCGTTTTTCGGCAGCATCCTCGCGCGCGCCCTCCATGATGTCGGAGATCGGGCGCGCCACCGACTTGGGCGTGATGCCGTGTTCGAGGTTGTATTCCACCTGCTTTTCGCGACGGCGGTCGGTCTCATCGATCGCGGCCTGCATCGAACGCGTCATCTTGTCGGCATACAGAATCGCCTTGCCCCGCAGATTGCGCGCGGCGCGGCCGATGGTCTGGATCAACGA comes from Xanthomonas vesicatoria ATCC 35937 and encodes:
- a CDS encoding VirB4 family type IV secretion/conjugal transfer ATPase, translated to MFSPDSPIGEFVSISTHVAPSVVKTTGGDYLLIWHLAGLPFVGRDEFELEQRHNTFNRLLQTLRAPDFANIAFWVHDVRRRRKIGTGGRFKQSFNQTLSDEYYAALSSQKIMQNELYFSMIYRPVVTGRRLVEKSVNPDKIRAEEEQAIAKIVELATNVEAVLKDYSPYRLGMYEAKNGVVFSETLEFLGYLLNRIDEPVPVLQAPVPAYLPVSKHMFANKTGDFVIRTPDGINHFGAILNVKEYADGTYPGILNGLKYLDFEYVMTHSFSPIGRHDALKVLERTKGMMISSGDKSSSQIRDLDLAMDDVASGNFVLGEYHFTLAVYADSQEKLARQIATTRAELSNAGFVSAKEDLAIASSFYAQLPGNWRFRTRIANLSSLNFLGLSPLHNFAQGKQHNNPWGDCVTTLQTTNGQPYYFNFHATHPAENSLGEKAIGNTMVIGKSGTGKTALINFLLSQVQKFDPIPTIFFFDKDRGAEIFVRACGGNYLALENGVPTGFNPFQCERNEANTQFLAELIKVLGGKAEYSAREEEDIYRAVEGMLDTPMHLRSMSNFRKSLPNMGDDGLYARLRRWTAGSSLGWVFDNPVDTIDLTRASIIGFDYTDVIDNAEVRVPVINYLLHRLEALIDGRPLIYVMDEFWKILDGKGGLKEFAKNKQKTIRKQNGLGIFATQSPEDALASDIAAALIEQTATMVLLPNPNASRDDYIEGLKLTDAEYQVVVSLDERSRCFLVKQGHASAVCQLNLRGMDDALSVISSSTDNIEIMHQILVGKASKLGVTVDQLTPEQWLTDFYANRKGSGKRKSAKDKEVEDA
- a CDS encoding type IV secretion system protein VirB3, coding for MHKDVLFRGCTRPAMFLGVPYIPFFIGAGGGLLLGMYINLWYLFTIPVIIFAMQQMAKRDEMIFRLLGLRWLFRMRARNLQRYSGMWVFSPNEYRKTPPGKSR
- a CDS encoding TrbC/VirB2 family protein; its protein translation is MKFEIDKKTMADAKMVGTQAVKALVFISLLMVAGGAAADGNGLGGTDTQVCGFLNNVKKLLNMGSIVVVTIAVIVAGYQIAFAHKRISEVSPILIGGVLIGAAGQIANMILQNKDGAAATDCTGVGASLMQIVQHYA
- a CDS encoding lytic transglycosylase domain-containing protein, which gives rise to MELMGCTGLAVPGEVMQHVVRVESSRNPYAIGVVGGRLVREPRGLAEAVATAKMLEQKGYNFSLGLGQVNRYNLQKYGLTSYEMAFDKCPNLVAASRILAECHSRSGANWGRSFSCYYSGNFETGFKHGYVQKIYASIRQSVASSGPKPIAVVPTRQVQLRPANPLKQAAAELADAIVARRIQDLSGTGNTVASPSGPMLPVPSVPYSPPSRATPVAPAAENELYVIKPTGQGRGMALPAVAPQTSTQTDQATSPVSMPRATQTAPQVDSAFVF
- the virB11 gene encoding P-type DNA transfer ATPase VirB11, whose product is MAAMTIDDSPTARISNDFLDYQYSVLGILDYLNSPDVTEICINRPGELYLETIHGWQRVDVPSLTYDRARQFCTAVVNESNTGQRITDADPVVSLTFPTGQRAQFVMPPACDAGKVSITIRLPSKHTKSLEQYKHDGFFDEVLEQSADVSDHDQELLELRRKRDYAEFFKKCVLYKKNVVVAGATGSGKTTFMKALVNHIPNEERLVTIEDARELFISQPNSVHLLYSKGGQSASNVTAKSCMEACLRMKPDRIILAELRGDESFYFIRNCASGHPGSITSCHAGSVEQTWDQLALMVKASNEGSGLEFEVIKRLLRMTIDIVVHIKAHAGRRFITGIDFDPLRTLRGG
- a CDS encoding TrbI/VirB10 family protein, whose amino-acid sequence is MNSNIPNSPDDRSPSNRGEESRNGEYDERNNPYFARQQAGAAPDLDANEPVLRSSDIKRLNRKALVFLAAIAALLILVIFWLATQSGEDSAPPKPRAETVVAPALPQNMTAPVEEAPVPLAQQPSLPPLPPMPTVDNEDAGSAPERQRGPTLLERRILAESAANGAGMPGQPGPPAAPGEEDTAITLAKPISNPDGLLVRGTYIRCILETRIISDFGGYTSCIVTEPVYSINGHNLLLPKGSKMLGQYGAGEPTTRRLQVVWDRVTTPTGLDVTLVGPGIDTLGSAGHPGNYNAHWGNKIASALFISLLSDAFKYAGAEYGPETTTIGVGSGIVTQQPFESNTARSMQQLAEQAVEKSGRRPATLTINQGTVLNVYVAKDVDFSAVLPK
- a CDS encoding TrbG/VirB9 family P-type conjugative transfer protein, which codes for MKLFNRYRAALFSALPIALCAFSAVAQVVQEYEYAPDRIYQVRTGLGITTQVELSPNEKILDYSTGFTGGWELTRRENVFYLKPKNVDVDTNMMIRTATHSYILELKVVATDWQRLEQAKQAGVQYKVVFTYPKDTSFNNVEDADASKKGPLLNAKILKDRRYYYDYDYSTRTKKSWLIPSRVYDDGKFTYINMDLTRFPTGNFPAVFAREKEHAEDFLVNTTVEGNTLIVHGTYPFLVVRHGDNVLGLRRNKQK
- a CDS encoding virB8 family protein, coding for MLRKKVSEKDGSAQVGAAVQKAVNYEVSIADLARRSEKRAWVVATLSMVVTVMTAGGYYYMLPLKEKVPYLVMADAYSGTSTIAKLEPNFGGRTISTSEALARSNIARFIIARESFDLSIIGQRDWNTVSAMGTTNVVNEYRALHSANNPLRPLNTYGKLRAVRINILSITLIGGKGQPYKGATVRFQRTVYDKNSTLSTLLDNKIATMGFVYQDNLEMSDSLRVENPLGFRVTDYRVDNDYSSLPAAPAAGAVISAQPQAAAQQPGMGVVDPNAANVSGAVPQGGVPLQQGALPQGSVPQQQAQPAFPDQMQPPGQTAIQPQGTPNNVNGASGR
- a CDS encoding TcpQ domain-containing protein, yielding MYVSKLSLVLAAAVLAGACATKPAPDFGGRWKHVNHFDEAPTEIPLYTSYTYQATPMDGTLKTMLERWATDSNMQLSYNLPSDYTLIAPVSNISTTSVQQAATELSAVYAAQGVSVSVSANKLLVQPVPVSTGSKL
- a CDS encoding type IV secretory system conjugative DNA transfer family protein, with product MSKAKIIAIATAVALLAGYLLSGYVTLLLLRLDTSLYSWDTYYRYFSALGLPQVAPYANKIKMAGAIGFGVPALVWIIGIALALKPKAPALHGDARFAGAADLSKHGLFKPSGNGIVVGKFNGKLVRLSGQQFVILAAPTRSGKGVGVVIPNLLEYQESIVVLDIKQENFDLTSGWRASQGHEVFLFNPFAEDRRTHRWNPLTYVSNDPAFRVSDLMSIAAMLYPDGSDDQKFWVSQARNAFLAFALYLFENWDEELSLGFPGGAGAPTLGAIYRLSSGDGTDLKKYLKSLSERRFLSSNAKSAFANMLSQADETFASIMGTLKEPLNAWINPVLDAATSADDFMLTDLRKKKMTIYIGIQPNKLAESRLIINLLFSQIINLNTRELPKSNPELKYQCLLLMDEFTSIGRVDIIATAVAYMAGYNIRLLPIIQSMAQLDATYGKDLSRTIITNHALQILYAPREQQDANDYSEMLGYTTIKKQNITRGRETTRSVSEERRALMLPQELKAMGNEKEVFLYEGIPHPVKCDKIRYYEDRYFTARLLPKTDVKTLAIKV